The genomic segment GGTGACATGCTTAACCAAAGCTTGAAACATGATAAGGCAACACTCAATGGCAAAAGGAACAGCTACCATATGACCAGAATCCGACGCATGGCATTTTTCAGGTTTGAACAGTAAAATAGTAACTATTGATGTTTATTATACCGAATCCGTACGTAGTACGGataaatactagtatatatataattcatagaTCATAGATAGAATACACTCTTTGTTTTACAAATGTATAATCAACAACATAGATAAATGCAGTCTACATACTGCATAAAAATTACATGATTATCATAAGAGAGGGATCGATCGAAACTTTTACTTAGAAGCAAAATGGAGATAGAGAAACACAAACAGCAGTACGACCGGGAACACCAAGAGGAGTGGAGGAGACGGAGGAGCCACAGGCCCCATTATCAACGGAATGAACAATAAGATGAGTGCAACGACAACAACCGCCAGAACAGAACCCATCCCAAATCCAAACTCATtcgccattttcttcttcttttttttttcgaaatgaCAATTCAATTCTGTGTTTGTCTCTAACTGGCGAAACTATATAAACAGAATCGGACATCAAACCTACGGTTGTGTCGTTTCCCCAAGAATTAGAGACAACGTTTCGTATAAAAAATGCATGAAtgaaacacaacacaaaaacctTTGACGTTAATAATCACCTCTAACCTCTCCAGTACGGTGCGTTTCGTTGTATTGGTGTAGTTTTTGGTATTGCCAGCAAGTTCAATGGTGGAgtgttaaaaaaagattttaagtatgcttttaattataataattagaaatattgaagttaaaaacttttttaaaaactgtaaaatggTATGCTTCAATGGTAGATCCTAATTTTGggttcttaaatttttgttaaaaattattttgactgtaaaaaacaaagagtagtTAACAAGTCTATCAAACACACAtttatctgcaaaaaaaaaaaaacagcttaaGATTTATAGCAATATCTAAAGACAATGTGATTTACAACTGAATCAGGCTCAAAAGCCGCAGATCTCTGTTCCCTGTCAAAGCCTTCCATCTACTGATACGGTCATGAATCGAGGCTATAGGAGTCAGTGACTCAAGTCCAAGCTGGTGGTCGAAAAGCCGCCTTACAAGGTTGTCAACGATGCAAACTTCGTAATTCTTCTTGGACAAGTGAAGGGCAGTAGCCCAACCGCAGTAACCATCTCCACCAATGACCATAACACGTTTTGGTTTAGACGATGAATCATTGGCTGATGTTTCAGGTGGTGCTTGTTGGATAAGGGGCACAGCAGTAGCTCTGAAAACGGAACTTGTTCTTCTCGGTTTATTCTCTTGGAAGAGGAGTCCTTTGAGAGAAGATCTTGAAATACACTGAGGATTGAAGAAGGTGTGCCCTAAACCAAACGGCTTAATGGAACTCTTGCTACTGGTGCTGCTGTTAAGTGAGATAACTGAAGGGCATGAAGCTGAAAGTAGATGCGccatttttaaaaggttttgttttgattctatCAAAACACACATtcacctgcaaaaaaaaaaaaaaaaaaNNNNNNNNNNNNNNNNNNNNNNNNNNNNNNNNNNNNNNNNNNNNNNNNNNNNNNNNNNNNNNNNNNNNNNNNNNNNNNNNNNNNNNNNNNNNNNNNNNNNNNNNNNNNNNNNNNNNNNNNNNNNNNNNNNNNNNNNNNNNNNNNNNNNNNNNNNNNNNNNNNNNNNNNNNNNNNNNNNNNNNNNNNNNNNNNNNNNNNNNNNNNNNNNNNNNNNNNNNNNNNNNNNNNNNNNNNNNNNNNNNNNNNNNNNNNNNNNNNNNNNNNNNNNNNNNNNNNNNNNNNNNNNNNNNNNNNNNNNNNNNNNNNN from the Camelina sativa cultivar DH55 chromosome 12, Cs, whole genome shotgun sequence genome contains:
- the LOC104732219 gene encoding uncharacterized protein LOC104732219, which translates into the protein MANEFGFGMGSVLAVVVVALILLFIPLIMGPVAPPSPPLLLVFPVVLLFVFLYLHFASK